One genomic segment of Lampris incognitus isolate fLamInc1 chromosome 2, fLamInc1.hap2, whole genome shotgun sequence includes these proteins:
- the txnrd3 gene encoding thioredoxin reductase 3: MPPVENDTGRNELRSRIQGLIDSNQVMVFSKSYCPYCVKVKDLFQELNVKCNVVELDLIEDGSSYQELLLEMTGQKTVPSVFVNKTHIGGCDKTMQAHKDGVLQQMLNGKNEVYDYDLIVIGGGSGGLACSKEAANMGKKVMVLDYVVPTPKGTTWGLGGTCVNVGCIPKKLMHQTALLGTALQDARAFGWEFEETVKHNWETMKTAVNNYIGSLNWGYRVALRDKNVNYVNSYAEFIEPHKIKATNKRGKEAFYTAAKFVLATGERPRYLGIPGDKEYCITSDDLFSLPYCPGKTLVIGASYVALECGGFLAGLGLDVTVMVRSILLRGFDQDMANRAGEHMEEHGIKFLRKYVPIKVEELEAGTPGRLKVTAKSTESDELIEGEYSTVLIAVGRDACTDKLGLDKAGVKVNPKNGKIPVNDEEQTSVSHIYAIGDILEGKWELTPVAIQAGKLLARRLYGGSTVKCDYINVPTTVFTPLEYGSCGLSEDRAIELYGQGNIEVFHSLFWPLEFTVPNRDNNRCYSKLICNKLDNDRVIGFHYLGPNAGEVTQGFGAAIKCGATKEQLDNTIGIHPTCAEIFTTLEVTKSSGGDITQSGC; this comes from the exons AGGATGGATCCAGCTACCAGGAATTGCTTCTTGAGATGACCGGGCAGAAAACCGTTCCCAGTGTCTTTGTCAATAAGACGCACATTGGGGGCTGTGATAAGACAATGCAG GCTCATAAAGACGGTGTGCTGCAGCAGATGCTGAATGGAAAGAATGAGGTGTACGACTACGATCTCATTGTCATCGGTGGAGGCTCTGGAGGCCTGGCTTGCTCAAAG gaAGCGGCTAATATGGGGAAGAAGGTTATGGTATTGGACTATGTCGTGCCTACACCAAAAGGAACCACATGGG GTCTTGGTGGAACCTGTGTAAATGTGGGCTGCATACCCAAGAAGCTGATGCACCAAACAGCCTTGCTGGGCACGGCCCTGCAGGATGCTAGAGCATTTGGCTGGGAGTTTGAGGAGACAG TGAAGCACAACTGGGAAACGATGAAAACTGCTGTGAACAACTACATTGGCTCACTGAACTGGGGATATAGGGTGGCGCTGAGAGACAAGAATGTCAACTACGTCAACTCCTATGCAGAGTTTATCGAGCCACACAAAATTAAG GCGACAAACAAGCGTGGGAAAGAGGCCTTCTACACAGCAGCCAAGTTTGTCCTGGCCACGGGAGAGAGGCCGCGCTACCTTGGCATCCCTGGAGACAAAGAGTACTGCATCACCAG CGATGACCTGTTTTCCCTTCCCTACTGTCCGGGGAAGACTCTCGTGATCGGGGCATCCTATGTGGCCTTGGAGTGTGGTGGCTTCCTGGCAGGCCTAGGTCTGGACGTAACCGTCATGGTCAGGTCCATTCTACTTAGGGGCTTTGACCAAGACATGGCTAACCGTGCTGGTGAGCACATGGAAGAACACGGCATCAAGTTCCTTCGCAAATACGTCCCTATAAAG GTAGAGGAGCTAGAAGCAGGCACTCCCGGCAGGCTGAAGGTGACAGCTAAGTCCACAGAGAGCGATGAGCTCATCGAGGGAGAATACAGCACT GTGCTGATAGCAGTTGGTCGAGATGCATGCACAGACAAGCTTGGCCTTGACAAAGCAGGGGTCAAAGTCAACCCCAA gAATGGAAAAATCCCAGTCAACGACGAGGAGCAGACCAGTGTGTCTCACATCTATGCCATCGGGGACATCCTGGAGGGCAAGTGGGAGCTGACGCCTGTAGCCATCCAGGCTGGCAAACTGCTGGCGCGACGGCTCTATGGGGGCTCAACAGTTAAG TGCGACTACATCAACGTCCCCACCACTGTTTTCACCCCTCTTGAATACGGCTCCTGCGGCTTATCAGAGGACAGAGCTATTGAGCTTTACGGGCAAGGCAACATTGAG GTGTTCCACAGCCTGTTTTGGCCCCTGGAGTTCACGGTGCCCAACAGGGACAACAACAGATGCTATTCCAAACTCATCTGCAATAAGCTGGACAAT GATCGAGTGATCGGCTTCCACTACCTGGGACCAAATGCTGGTGAGGTAACACAAGGCTTTGGTGCTGCAATCAAGTGTGGTGCCACCAAAGAGCAGCTGGATAACACCATTGGCATTCACCCTACCTGTGCTGAG ATCTTTACCACTTTGGAGGTGACGAAGAGCTCCGGTGGAGACATCACCCAGTCCGGCTGCTGA